A genomic stretch from Ooceraea biroi isolate clonal line C1 chromosome 3, Obir_v5.4, whole genome shotgun sequence includes:
- the LOC113561609 gene encoding uncharacterized protein LOC113561609: protein MVKVEWSCIVLGCKSNSRVPGHFFPKNVTLSCKWKEAINNDIISNVSAEELRKYRICHLHFLPENYIYSQNRRRLKYDAVPSVNISNLLERVTAEIHDANITDCELQSQLETNRSDNEISSNRNEIATNNSISAETNVLPNIENESINETVNCPSTPKTSRTILASITRQSQLTPKAQKIYKKAVMLAKERNRMKGKIIHYKGA from the coding sequence atGGTGAAAGTTGAATGGTCTTGCATTGTACTAGGCTGTAAATCTAATTCAAGAGTCCCTGGTCATTTTTTCCCCAAAAATGTCACATTATCATGTAAATGGAAAGAAgctataaataatgatattatttcaaatgtatCAGCAGAggaattaagaaaatatcgaatatgTCACTTACATTTCTTGCCTGAAAATTACATCTATTCTCAAAATCGTCGAAGATTGAAATATGACGCAGTACCTAGTGTAAATATAAGTAATCTTCTAGAAAGAGTAACAGCTGAAATACATGATGCAAATATTACTGATTGTGAACTACAGTCACAATTGGAGACAAATAGATCTGACAATGAGATAAGTAGTAATAGAAATGAAATTGCTACAAATAACTCAATAAGTGCTGAAACAAATGTGTTAccaaatattgaaaatgaatcaataaatgaaacagTTAATTGTCCCAGTACACCAAAAACATCAAGAACTATACTTGCTTCTATTACAAGGCAATCCCAATTAacaccaaaagcacaaaaaatatataagaaagcTGTAATGCtagcaaaagaaagaaaccggatgaaaggaaaaataatacattataaagGCGCCTAA